A genomic region of Trifolium pratense cultivar HEN17-A07 linkage group LG3, ARS_RC_1.1, whole genome shotgun sequence contains the following coding sequences:
- the LOC123918821 gene encoding RNA pseudouridine synthase 3, mitochondrial-like isoform X1 — protein sequence MIIIFEIFYLEFKKYNKIPFVFAIFFCVRWGQMLKRMNNNNGFSWLTYVVRQRHYSRIRPPRSVSVDKVIRVSNNIARLDVPKEVPKPRQLLSLPPFPCHPLPGKNTINAHGQSDRVTAVNWIKYYFKGASGSVIESHFREGLVQMEDLITDDSFTQMKELMKPMRKIRPNEVIKPGDRVHVPVSIAETRISKRYDAIPSGTLYPNADEIKYLQRLVIYKDSAIIMLNKPPKLPGNLPVHNSLDALAAAALSYDYEEGPKLVHRLDRESSGILLLGRTKDSVSHLQWLFSNINNAKSSCKAWNDACETTYQRYWALVIGTPKEKEGIIHAPLSKVLMDDGKTERVILAHHSSIEPHQEAVTEYRVLGPKINGCSWVELRPLTYRKHQLRVHCAEALGTPIVGDYKYGWFVHS from the exons atgattattatttttgaaattttctatCTTGAATTcaagaaatataataaaatcccATTTGTTTTTGCTATATTTTTCTGTGTTAGGTGGGGACAAATGTTGAAACGGATGAACAATAACAATGGCTTCTCATGGCTGACATATGTAGTAAGGCAGAGGCACTACTCTAGAATTCGGCCCCCAAGGTCCGTTTCTGTTGATAAAGTAATCAGAGTTTCTAACAACATTGCTCGCTTGGATGTGCCCAAAGAAGTTCCAAAACCCAGACAATTACTATCATTGCCTCCTTTTCCTTGTCATCCTTTGCCTGGCAAGAATACAATCAATGCACATGGACAGAGCGATCGTGTTACTGCTGTCAACTGGATTAAGTATTACTTTAAGGGTGCGTCGGGTTCTGTCATTGAGTCCCATTTCAGGGAGGGTCTT GTGCAAATGGAGGACCTAATTACTGATGACTCGTTCACTCAGATGAAAGAGCTAATGAAACCTATGCGAAAG ATTAGACCCAATGAAGTGATTAAGCCTGGGGATAGGGTTCATGTCCCAGTATCAATTGCTGAAACCAGGATTTCAAAAAGATATGATGCTATACCAAGTGGAACACTATATCCAAATGCTGATGAAATTAAGTATCTGCAGAGGCTTGTGATTTACAAG GACTCCGCGATAATTATGTTAAATAAGCCTCCAAAATTGCCA GGAAATCTTCCAGTTCATAATAGCTTGGATGCATTGGCAGCTGCAGCACTGTCCTATGATTATGAGGAGGGTCCCAAACTG GTCCACCGTCTTGACAGAGAGAGCAGTGGTATCCTTTTATTGGGGAGAACAAAAGATAGTGTATCTCACCTTCAATGGTTATTCAGTAACATAAACAATGCAAAATCTTCTTGCAAG GCTTGGAATGATGCATGTGAAACTACATATCAAAGATATTGGGCATTGGTCATAGGAACTCCCAAGGAGAAGGAGGGCATAATTCATGCTCCTCTTTCTAAG GTGCTTATGGACGATGGGAAGACTGAGAGGGTAATACTAGCTCACCATTCAAGTATAGAACCTCACCAAGAGGCTGTAACTGAGTATCGGGTGCTTGGTCCAAAGATAAACGGATGCTCGTGGGTTGAGCTGCGTCCACTAACTTACCGGAAGCATCAG TTGCGTGTCCATTGCGCTGAGGCACTTGGGACACCGATAGTGGGTGACTATAAGTATGGCTGGTTTGTGCACAGCTGA
- the LOC123918821 gene encoding RNA pseudouridine synthase 3, mitochondrial-like isoform X2, which yields MIIIFEIFYLEFKKYNKIPFVFAIFFCVRWGQMLKRMNNNNGFSWLTYVVRQRHYSRIRPPRSVSVDKVIRVSNNIARLDVPKEVPKPRQLLSLPPFPCHPLPGKNTINAHGQSDRVTAVNWIKYYFKGASGSVIESHFREGLVQMEDLITDDSFTQMKELMKPMRKIRPNEVIKPGDRVHVPVSIAETRISKRYDAIPSGTLYPNADEIKYLQRLVIYKDSAIIMLNKPPKLPVKGNLPVHNSLDALAAAALSYDYEEGPKLVHRLDRESSGILLLGRTKDSVSHLQWLFSNINNAKSSCKAWNDACETTYQRYWALVIGTPKEKEGIIHAPLSKVLMDDGKTERVILAHHSSIEPHQEAVTEYRVLGPKINGCSWVELRPLTYRKHQLRVHCAEALGTPIVGDYKYGWFVHS from the exons atgattattatttttgaaattttctatCTTGAATTcaagaaatataataaaatcccATTTGTTTTTGCTATATTTTTCTGTGTTAGGTGGGGACAAATGTTGAAACGGATGAACAATAACAATGGCTTCTCATGGCTGACATATGTAGTAAGGCAGAGGCACTACTCTAGAATTCGGCCCCCAAGGTCCGTTTCTGTTGATAAAGTAATCAGAGTTTCTAACAACATTGCTCGCTTGGATGTGCCCAAAGAAGTTCCAAAACCCAGACAATTACTATCATTGCCTCCTTTTCCTTGTCATCCTTTGCCTGGCAAGAATACAATCAATGCACATGGACAGAGCGATCGTGTTACTGCTGTCAACTGGATTAAGTATTACTTTAAGGGTGCGTCGGGTTCTGTCATTGAGTCCCATTTCAGGGAGGGTCTT GTGCAAATGGAGGACCTAATTACTGATGACTCGTTCACTCAGATGAAAGAGCTAATGAAACCTATGCGAAAG ATTAGACCCAATGAAGTGATTAAGCCTGGGGATAGGGTTCATGTCCCAGTATCAATTGCTGAAACCAGGATTTCAAAAAGATATGATGCTATACCAAGTGGAACACTATATCCAAATGCTGATGAAATTAAGTATCTGCAGAGGCTTGTGATTTACAAG GACTCCGCGATAATTATGTTAAATAAGCCTCCAAAATTGCCAGTTAAG GGAAATCTTCCAGTTCATAATAGCTTGGATGCATTGGCAGCTGCAGCACTGTCCTATGATTATGAGGAGGGTCCCAAACTG GTCCACCGTCTTGACAGAGAGAGCAGTGGTATCCTTTTATTGGGGAGAACAAAAGATAGTGTATCTCACCTTCAATGGTTATTCAGTAACATAAACAATGCAAAATCTTCTTGCAAG GCTTGGAATGATGCATGTGAAACTACATATCAAAGATATTGGGCATTGGTCATAGGAACTCCCAAGGAGAAGGAGGGCATAATTCATGCTCCTCTTTCTAAG GTGCTTATGGACGATGGGAAGACTGAGAGGGTAATACTAGCTCACCATTCAAGTATAGAACCTCACCAAGAGGCTGTAACTGAGTATCGGGTGCTTGGTCCAAAGATAAACGGATGCTCGTGGGTTGAGCTGCGTCCACTAACTTACCGGAAGCATCAG TTGCGTGTCCATTGCGCTGAGGCACTTGGGACACCGATAGTGGGTGACTATAAGTATGGCTGGTTTGTGCACAGCTGA